The genomic segment TCATCCAGTCGGGAGATACGGCGCAGTTCCTGGCTCTGGTTCTGGGGGCATTCTTTCTGCTGGGGCTGTTGTATCTGATGTTCGATGCCTCGGAGATCGGCATGAAGATCCGGGCTGTCGGATTGGACGAGACGCTATCCCAGTCGCTCGGCATGAACCCCTGGCGCTTGCGCGCGCTGGCCTTCGTGCTTGGTTCTGTCGGGGCGGGTGTCGCCGGAGGTTTGCTCGTCAGCTACAATGGCATCGTTGCACCGGCCGATTTCAGCCCCGAACTGATGTTCAAGATCGTCGCCGCCTGCATCGTTGGCGGAACCAAGCGGCTGTACGGGCCGATCCTTGGGCTTGTTTTTCTGACCTTTGTCGAGGAGGCCTTCCGCGGCGTGCCCGAGTATGTGCCGTTCGTCTGGGGCGGGTTGGTTCTGGCTGCCACGCTCTATGCTCCCAGTGGGTTGGAGGGCTTGGTCGATAGGTTGCGGTCACTTCTTGTGCGGAGGAACCGTCATGCTTGAGGCGAAGGGATTGTCGCGCAGTTTCGGCAGGTTGGTTGCCGTGGACCAGCTTGACCTGTCGGTGGGGCGCGGAACCATACACGGGCTTATCGGGCCCAACGGGTCGGGCAAATCAACGACCATGAACCTCATCAGCGGATCGCTGAAGCCCAGTGCCGGACAGGTGTTCCTCAATGATGGCCGTATCGACGGCAGGCACCAGGACGCGCTGGCACAGGAAGGTCTGATACGTACGTTTCAGCTAACGCGGGTCTATGCGGAGCTTACCGTATTTGAAGCAGTGCGCCTTGGGGCGCTGGCCAGGAACCGCGGGACCCTGGACTGGCGCGCAGTGTTGCCATTTCCCAAGCGTGGCCCCAGCGCGGATCGCACAATGCAGGCGATCGAGAAGATGGGCCTCGGAGATGTCGCGAACCAGATGGCCGGGAGCCTGCCGGGTGGGCGGCAACGCGTGCTTTCAATTGCGACCGCACTGGCTGCTTCCCCTCAATGTCTTCTTCTGGATGAACCGCTGGCGGGGTTGAACGCCACCGAAAAGGCCGATGTAGCGACGCGCATCGAGCTGCTGCGCGACGAGGGCATCACGATATTGCTGGTGGAGCACGATATGAAATCGGTCATGCGTTTGTGCGACCGCGTCACGGTCATCAATTTTGGCCAGCGCATCGCGGAAGGTGCGCCGGCGGAGATCGGCAGGAACGAGGCCGTTATCAAAGCCTATCTCGGGGAAAAGGGGGCGCGTCATGCTGCGGGTTGATGGCCTCACACTCGGATATGGGGGCATTCGGGCATTGGAGAACGCTTCGATTGACGTGCGCGAAAACACCGTCACGACGCTGGTCGGAAGTAACGGCGCGGGCAAGTCGACCCTGATGAAGGGCATCATGGGCCTCATGGCCCCTTTGGCGGGCGAGGTGCGTCTGGACGGGGAGCGGCTATCGGGGCTGTCGACCAGTCAGATCGTGGCGCAAGGTGTCGTCCTCGTGCCGGAAGGGAGAGAGCTGTTCCCGAGGATGACGGTTCTGGAAAACCTGCAAGTCGGCGCCAGCCTTGGTGGGGACGGAACCCGGAAAAAAAGAAATCTCGATACCGTCACGGAGCTGTTTCCCGTGCTGGGCCGGAAACTGTCGATGGCGGCCAGGAACCTCAGCGGTGGCGAGCAGCAGATGCTTGCGGTTGGGCGGGCGCTGATGGCGTCACCTCGGTTCCTGTTACTTGATGAGCCGTCGATCGGGCTGGCGCCTCTGGTCGAAGAACAGCTCATGGCCTCTATACGGCAGGTCTCTAACGAGCTGGGTCTTGGGGTTCTGCTGGTGGAACAGAACGCGATGCTGGCGCTCGAGAATTCCTACTGGGCCTATGTCATCGAACTTGGCCGTATTACGAAGTCGGCTGCTTCTGCGGATCTGGTGGAAGATCCGAGTATCGTCGATGCCTATCTCGGTGGCTGATCAACGAGCGGTTCCCCAGAACATGAACCCAAACATCAGGAGAATGAATTGAGGATATTCGAGGAGGCCGATCGCGCACTTCTGCCCGCCTTCAAACGGGAGTTCGTCGAGGTCGAAGGCGTTGCCATCCTGGCGCTTGTCGCCGGTCAGGGCGAGCCGCTACTGATGCTGCACGGCGACCCGCAGACGCATTTATGCTGGCACAAGATCGCGCCGTATCTGGCGCGCGACTTTACGGTCGTGCTGCCGGATCTTCGCGGCCGCGGAGAGGGAAACATCGCGGAGCCGACTGAAGATCACCGCAACTACACCAAGCGCGCGATGGCGCAGGAGCAGTTGCAGTTGATGAAGGCCCTGGGCTTCGAAAGCTTTTACCTTGTGGGGCACGATCGTGGCGCCCGTACGGCCCGGCGCATGGCGCTGGATCATCCGCACGCAGTTCGCAAGCTTGCGGTTCTTGATATCATCCCGGAGCTGAATTTTTACGATCGGCTCGATGCGGAACTTGCGCAGGATTACTTCTACTTCAATTTCCTGACGCAACCCGCCCCCATCCCTGAGAAGATGATTGCCGGAGACCCCGAGACCTTCATGCGCACGATGATGCTGGGTTTGTCGGAGGACGTCGTCGACTACGACCCCTTGGCCATGGCAGCCTACCTCGCGTCTTCGACACGCCCTGACGCGATTGTCGCGATGTGTGAATGTTTCCGGGCCGGGTTTCACGTCGATCGCGACCACGACCGGCAGGACATCGAAGCGGGTCGTCGGATCACGTGTCCGACCTTGGTCGGGTGGGGCGAAAAAGGAGTGATC from the Roseovarius indicus genome contains:
- a CDS encoding alpha/beta fold hydrolase, encoding MRIFEEADRALLPAFKREFVEVEGVAILALVAGQGEPLLMLHGDPQTHLCWHKIAPYLARDFTVVLPDLRGRGEGNIAEPTEDHRNYTKRAMAQEQLQLMKALGFESFYLVGHDRGARTARRMALDHPHAVRKLAVLDIIPELNFYDRLDAELAQDYFYFNFLTQPAPIPEKMIAGDPETFMRTMMLGLSEDVVDYDPLAMAAYLASSTRPDAIVAMCECFRAGFHVDRDHDRQDIEAGRRITCPTLVGWGEKGVIGKHFDMQNVWNSWCDDTRFVPLPSGHFIPEEAPMETLAAIRAFLK
- a CDS encoding ABC transporter ATP-binding protein; the encoded protein is MLEAKGLSRSFGRLVAVDQLDLSVGRGTIHGLIGPNGSGKSTTMNLISGSLKPSAGQVFLNDGRIDGRHQDALAQEGLIRTFQLTRVYAELTVFEAVRLGALARNRGTLDWRAVLPFPKRGPSADRTMQAIEKMGLGDVANQMAGSLPGGRQRVLSIATALAASPQCLLLDEPLAGLNATEKADVATRIELLRDEGITILLVEHDMKSVMRLCDRVTVINFGQRIAEGAPAEIGRNEAVIKAYLGEKGARHAAG
- a CDS encoding branched-chain amino acid ABC transporter permease is translated as MQLFAKLDSPRTVVLDLVTVLAVIAGVSVLAAVGSSYLQGALVIFSINAILVISYRTITTMGGWSFAHVAIMGVGGYAVAVLSKPPLEIPVALTFIVGGLAAGVVSALLAYPVLRTRQYYFFLSTFAAGEALRQCFIQFRQLTGGTSGIAFIEYPAFIQSGDTAQFLALVLGAFFLLGLLYLMFDASEIGMKIRAVGLDETLSQSLGMNPWRLRALAFVLGSVGAGVAGGLLVSYNGIVAPADFSPELMFKIVAACIVGGTKRLYGPILGLVFLTFVEEAFRGVPEYVPFVWGGLVLAATLYAPSGLEGLVDRLRSLLVRRNRHA
- a CDS encoding ABC transporter ATP-binding protein; amino-acid sequence: MLRVDGLTLGYGGIRALENASIDVRENTVTTLVGSNGAGKSTLMKGIMGLMAPLAGEVRLDGERLSGLSTSQIVAQGVVLVPEGRELFPRMTVLENLQVGASLGGDGTRKKRNLDTVTELFPVLGRKLSMAARNLSGGEQQMLAVGRALMASPRFLLLDEPSIGLAPLVEEQLMASIRQVSNELGLGVLLVEQNAMLALENSYWAYVIELGRITKSAASADLVEDPSIVDAYLGG